A window from Telopea speciosissima isolate NSW1024214 ecotype Mountain lineage chromosome 8, Tspe_v1, whole genome shotgun sequence encodes these proteins:
- the LOC122671919 gene encoding protein TWIN LOV 1-like — MESQLALMDQSFNSRYSSLVREALDDLPDSFTITDPCISGHPIVFASREFLKISHYSKDEVIGRNARMFQGPETNRKSVMEIREAIREERTIQLSLLNYRKDGTPFWMLFHLSPVFSMEDGRVIHFVAVQLPIARKSKGFTSGFGRNDCNFGEAGSRLPEIVFGSCRKEVCMDSVKQSVPLWTRGSFQNLDNRGLEVEESCEASALEKQKAATSINNILSVLTHYSELAGKLVCGKSCNLSGTNSLGSSLIVSLGRIKQSFVLTDPQSPDMPIVYANDAFLKLTGYARHEVLGKNCRFLNGPDTDAKVICQIRESIQTEQACTVCILNYRKDESSFWNHLHISPVRNASGKIAFYVGVQIEEGCKNGWGRGLRPEMRQLGVVGAVKVAVRSLSMGAGPSKS, encoded by the exons ATGGAATCACAATTGGCTCTGATGGATCAGTCCTTTAACTCTCGTTACTCATCTTTGGTTCGAGAAGCTCTCGATGACCTACCCGATAGTTTCACCATTACTGATCCTTGTATTTCAGGCCACCCGATCGTCTTTGCCAGCAGGGAGTTCTTAAAAATATCTCATTACTCTAAAGATGAGGTGATTGGGAGGAATGCGAGGATGTTTCAGGGCCCTGAAACCAATCGAAAATCGGTAATGGAGATTCGAGAGGCCATTCGTGAGGAGAGGACTATTCAGTTGAGTCTATTGAACTATCGGAAAGACGGGACCCCCTTTTGgatgttatttcatttgagTCCTGTTTTCAGTATGGAGGATGGCAGGGTCATTCACTTTGTCGCTGTTCAGTTGCCCATAGCAAGGAAATCGAAGGGTTTTACATCTGGGTTTGGCAGGAATGATTGTAATTTTGGTGAAGCTGGTTCTAGATTGCCAGAGATCGTATTTGGATCTTGCAGAAAGGAGGTGTGCATGGATTCAGTGAAGCAGTCAGTGCCTCTTTGGACGCGGGGTTCCTTCCAGAATTTGGATAATAGAG GATTGGAGGTTGAAGAGTCATGTGAGGCAAGTGCTCTGGAGAAACAGAAAGCTGCTACGTCAATTAACAACATCTTATCTGTGCTAACTCACTATAGCGAGCTAGCTGGCAAACTGGTCTGTGGGAAGAGTTGCAACTTATCCGGGACAAATTCTCTTGGTTCATCCTTAATTGTATCTCTTGGTAGAATCAAACAGAGCTTTGTATT AACCGACCCCCAGTCACCTGACATGCCCATTGTATATGCAAATGATGCATTTTTGAAATTGACAG GCTATGCCAGACATGAAGTGTTGGGGAAGAATTGTAGATTTTTAAATGGGCCTGATACAGATGCCAAGGTTATCTGCCAG ATAAGAGAAAGCATTCAAACTGAGCAAGCCTGTACAGTATGTATCTTGAATTACAG GAAGGATGAAAGTTCATTCTGGAACCATCTTCATATTTCTCCAGTTCGGAATGCTTCTGGAAAG ATAGCATTTTATGTTGGGGTGCAGATAGAAGAAGGCTGTAAGAATGGGTGGGGCCGAGGGTTGCGCCCAGAGATGAGGCAGCTTGGTGTCGTGGGTGCAGTCAAGGTTGCGGTAAGGAGCTTATCAATGGGAGCTGGGCCTTCCAAGTCATAG